The following coding sequences are from one Halomonas sp. HAL1 window:
- a CDS encoding ABC transporter ATP-binding protein, giving the protein MNIAEAQTPVENNQSLEMLRVQDLHAFYGESHILHGVNFDVKRGELVTLLGRNGAGRSTTLKSIMNMVGRRTGSIVINGNETLHMKPHHIPRLGVGYCPEERGIFASLDVHENLLLPPTVRSGGMSLDEIYAMFPNLYERRRSQGTRLSGGEQQMLAMARILRTGARMLLLDEITEGLAPVIVQKLAEVLVKLKERGMTIVLVEQNFRFAAPLADRHFVMDHGQIIEEITAAQLPSRREHLNSMLGV; this is encoded by the coding sequence ATGAACATCGCTGAAGCCCAAACACCTGTTGAAAACAATCAAAGTCTGGAGATGTTGCGGGTGCAGGATCTACACGCCTTTTATGGCGAGTCGCATATTCTGCACGGGGTCAATTTTGATGTGAAGCGCGGCGAGCTGGTAACGCTGCTGGGCCGCAACGGCGCGGGGCGTAGCACCACGCTGAAATCGATCATGAACATGGTGGGGCGGCGTACCGGCTCAATCGTGATTAACGGTAATGAAACGCTGCACATGAAGCCGCACCATATTCCGCGGCTAGGGGTTGGCTACTGCCCAGAAGAGCGCGGCATTTTTGCCAGTTTAGATGTGCATGAAAATCTCTTGTTGCCGCCAACGGTGCGCTCGGGCGGCATGAGTCTCGATGAAATCTACGCCATGTTCCCCAACCTTTATGAGCGGCGCAGAAGTCAGGGCACACGGCTTTCCGGTGGCGAGCAGCAGATGTTAGCCATGGCGCGCATTCTGCGTACCGGGGCGCGCATGTTGCTGTTGGATGAAATAACCGAAGGGCTCGCGCCCGTGATCGTGCAGAAGCTGGCGGAGGTGCTGGTGAAGCTCAAGGAGCGCGGCATGACGATTGTGCTGGTGGAGCAAAATTTCCGCTTTGCGGCCCCACTGGCGGATCGCCACTTCGTGATGGATCACGGTCAGATTATTGAAGAAATCACCGCTGCACAGTTGCCATCGCGTCGTGAACATCTCAACTCAATGCTGGGGGTATAA
- a CDS encoding enoyl-CoA hydratase/isomerase family protein has translation MSSVLFTEHPTQDGHIIAEIKLNAERSLNALTLEMCEAMLPRLRDWATDERVVAILLDSAGEKAFCAGGDVVNLYKTITGDGDPSFPERFFETEYRLDFLLHTYPKPVICWGNGIVMGGGMGLLSASSHRVVTETSRLAMPEVTIGLYPDVGASWFLNRLPNGTGRFLAMTGCQISAPDAVHLGLADRCIASHHRDALFQQLIDARWGKGANTDANGVVNRIMRELEQTSQPVFAELEAPVYQHSPLIRELMDHDSVEQSVAAIAAVQSDNKWFSKAQKTLAHGSSVSVKLIDEQLTRAKHMSLAEVFQSEMALSVQCCRHREFPEGVRALLVDKDGQPAWTYPDVASVEQSFIDELLASPWDKNPLADLG, from the coding sequence ATGAGCAGCGTACTGTTTACCGAACACCCCACCCAAGACGGGCACATCATCGCCGAGATCAAGCTCAACGCTGAGCGTTCGCTCAATGCCTTAACGCTTGAGATGTGCGAAGCGATGTTGCCGCGCCTTCGCGACTGGGCTACCGACGAGCGAGTGGTGGCAATTTTGCTGGATAGCGCAGGCGAAAAAGCCTTTTGCGCCGGTGGTGATGTCGTCAATCTGTATAAAACGATTACTGGGGATGGGGATCCCAGCTTCCCCGAGCGCTTTTTTGAAACCGAGTATCGGCTCGATTTCCTACTCCACACCTATCCCAAGCCGGTGATCTGCTGGGGCAATGGCATTGTCATGGGCGGCGGCATGGGGCTACTAAGTGCCAGCAGTCACCGGGTAGTGACCGAAACATCGCGGCTGGCCATGCCGGAAGTCACTATTGGACTCTATCCGGATGTGGGCGCCAGTTGGTTCTTGAATCGCCTGCCTAACGGAACCGGGCGCTTTTTAGCCATGACCGGCTGCCAAATTAGCGCGCCGGATGCGGTACACCTTGGTCTGGCCGACCGCTGTATTGCCAGCCACCACCGTGATGCCTTGTTTCAGCAGTTGATCGATGCGCGTTGGGGCAAAGGCGCCAACACCGATGCCAACGGCGTGGTTAACCGCATTATGCGAGAGCTTGAGCAAACATCGCAGCCCGTGTTTGCTGAGCTGGAAGCACCCGTATATCAACACTCTCCGCTGATTCGTGAGTTGATGGACCACGACAGCGTAGAGCAAAGCGTCGCGGCCATTGCAGCGGTGCAAAGTGACAATAAATGGTTTAGCAAAGCCCAGAAAACGCTGGCTCACGGCAGCTCAGTCTCGGTGAAATTGATCGATGAGCAGCTAACGCGCGCCAAACATATGTCGCTGGCGGAAGTGTTCCAATCCGAGATGGCGCTTTCCGTTCAGTGCTGCCGCCACCGCGAGTTCCCCGAGGGCGTGCGCGCCCTACTGGTCGATAAAGATGGCCAACCGGCATGGACTTACCCCGATGTGGCCTCGGTCGAACAGAGCTTTATCGATGAGCTGTTAGCGTCGCCGTGGGATAAGAATCCACTTGCCGATTTAGGCTAA
- a CDS encoding acyl-CoA dehydrogenase family protein, whose amino-acid sequence MNFELNEDQVAFADMARAFAQNELEPHAAEWDQTSFFPVDVIRKAGELGFCSLYAPESVGGLGLSRLDASIIFEQLSMGCTSTTAYLTIHNMVTWMLADFGTPDVVEQWGARLASGELLGSYCLTEPNSGSDAASLKTTAKRDGDHYVLNGSKMFISGAGSTDFLVVMARTGGEGAKGVSAFAVDAKSDGISYGRKEEKMGWNSQPTRMITFEDVRVPANHLLGNEGDGFKIAMKGLDGGRINIATCSIGTAQQAINKAREYMLERKQFGKRLAEFQALQFRLADMVTELVAARQLVRMAATKLDAGHADATTYCAMAKRFATDVGFKVCDEALQLYGGNGYIKEYPMERYVRDTRVHRILEGTNEIMRLIISRRVLADGATEL is encoded by the coding sequence ATGAATTTTGAACTCAACGAAGATCAGGTCGCCTTTGCCGATATGGCACGGGCGTTTGCCCAAAACGAGCTAGAGCCCCATGCGGCTGAGTGGGATCAAACCTCGTTCTTTCCAGTTGATGTGATTCGCAAAGCCGGCGAGCTGGGCTTCTGCTCGTTATATGCCCCAGAAAGCGTAGGCGGGCTGGGGCTTTCCCGGTTAGACGCCAGCATTATTTTCGAGCAGCTCTCCATGGGCTGCACCTCGACTACCGCCTATCTCACTATCCATAACATGGTGACCTGGATGTTAGCGGATTTCGGCACGCCGGATGTAGTTGAGCAGTGGGGCGCAAGGCTGGCCTCGGGCGAGCTGCTTGGCTCCTACTGCTTAACCGAGCCTAACTCAGGTTCCGACGCCGCTTCGCTGAAGACCACCGCCAAGCGCGATGGCGATCACTACGTGCTGAACGGCAGCAAAATGTTTATTTCCGGTGCGGGCAGTACTGATTTTCTAGTCGTGATGGCGCGCACTGGCGGCGAAGGTGCCAAAGGCGTTTCCGCGTTTGCGGTCGATGCCAAGAGCGACGGCATCAGCTACGGGCGCAAAGAAGAGAAAATGGGCTGGAACAGCCAGCCCACCCGCATGATCACTTTTGAAGATGTGCGGGTGCCCGCCAATCATTTGCTCGGTAACGAAGGCGACGGCTTCAAAATTGCCATGAAAGGCCTGGATGGTGGCCGGATCAACATTGCTACTTGCTCGATCGGCACCGCTCAGCAGGCGATTAACAAAGCCCGTGAGTATATGCTGGAGCGTAAGCAGTTCGGCAAGCGCTTAGCCGAGTTTCAGGCGCTGCAGTTTCGCTTAGCCGATATGGTCACTGAGCTGGTCGCCGCGCGGCAGCTGGTGCGTATGGCTGCCACCAAACTAGACGCAGGCCATGCTGACGCCACCACTTATTGTGCCATGGCCAAGCGCTTTGCCACCGATGTGGGCTTCAAGGTGTGTGACGAAGCGCTTCAGCTCTACGGCGGCAACGGCTATATCAAGGAGTACCCCATGGAGCGTTACGTGCGCGATACTCGGGTACACCGGATTCTTGAAGGCACCAACGAAATCATGCGATTGATCATCTCCCGCCGGGTATTGGCGGACGGTGCCACCGAGCTGTAA
- a CDS encoding ABC transporter ATP-binding protein, which yields MSENDVLQGPVLETRGLTKEFRGFTAVDDVNLQVQEGHIHALIGPNGAGKTTVFNLLTKFLPPTRGDILYRGNSITSKKSNEIAQLGLVRSFQISAVFAHMTALENVRVALQRKLGTSFHFWKSEKSLDHLNERALELLEEVGLREYADTLTVEMPYGRKRALELATTLALDPTMMLLDEPTQGMGAEDVDRIVALIKRVSQGRTVLMVEHNLSVVSRLCDRITVLARGAVLAEGDYETVSRNPLVREAYMGSDAAEEDGSEKEGAAV from the coding sequence ATGAGTGAAAACGATGTCCTTCAGGGACCTGTCCTCGAAACCCGAGGGCTGACCAAAGAGTTTCGCGGCTTTACTGCCGTGGACGACGTCAATCTTCAGGTACAGGAAGGGCATATTCACGCACTGATTGGCCCAAACGGCGCCGGTAAAACTACCGTTTTCAACTTGTTGACCAAATTTTTGCCGCCTACCCGCGGCGATATTTTGTATCGCGGCAATTCAATCACCAGTAAAAAATCCAACGAAATTGCTCAGTTAGGATTAGTTCGTTCTTTTCAGATATCAGCGGTGTTTGCTCATATGACGGCGCTGGAAAACGTGCGTGTGGCACTGCAGCGCAAACTGGGTACCTCGTTTCACTTTTGGAAATCTGAAAAATCGCTGGATCACCTCAATGAGCGAGCGCTTGAGCTGCTAGAAGAAGTAGGACTGCGGGAATACGCCGACACCCTAACGGTTGAAATGCCCTATGGGCGCAAGCGGGCACTTGAACTTGCGACTACGCTGGCACTGGACCCGACCATGATGCTGCTCGATGAACCCACTCAAGGCATGGGGGCGGAAGATGTAGACCGCATCGTGGCGCTGATCAAACGCGTTTCACAAGGCCGTACGGTATTGATGGTGGAACATAACCTGAGTGTGGTTAGCCGCCTTTGTGACCGTATTACCGTGCTGGCGCGGGGCGCAGTATTGGCCGAGGGAGATTATGAAACTGTCTCCCGTAACCCTCTGGTGCGTGAAGCCTATATGGGCAGCGACGCCGCGGAAGAGGATGGTTCTGAAAAAGAGGGGGCGGCCGTATGA
- a CDS encoding ABC transporter substrate-binding protein: protein MTFLKKTLAASIAVAAASSLAVSTAQADMSDGEVRIGYLADMSGTYRDLAGPGGLTAMEMAVADFGGSVNGAPIVISSADDRNSADVGANTVRGWIDQDNVDMVGGLVASSVSIAVTKVLEENNGLGIVSGSAASSITNEHCTPNHIHWVYDTYPLANGTAKAVVEQGGDSWFMLTADYAFGHALEADVTKVVEESGGEIVGGVRHPFPTNDFSSYILQAQGSGAKIIGLANAGADTVNAITTASQFGLTQSGQQLAGLLIFLNDVHALGLDATQNLLLTTGWYWDMDEQSREWAQRYFDEVGRMPTMVQAGIYSSTMHYLKAVEAAGTDDPETIRAKMAEEPINDFFARNGRIREDGRMVHDMYLAQVKTPEESTGEWDLYEILSTIPAEEAYRPLSESQCKLVQN, encoded by the coding sequence ATGACCTTTTTGAAAAAAACGCTGGCTGCCAGCATCGCCGTTGCAGCAGCTTCAAGCCTTGCTGTGTCTACCGCTCAGGCTGATATGAGCGACGGTGAAGTACGTATTGGCTACCTGGCGGATATGTCCGGCACCTATCGCGACTTGGCAGGCCCAGGCGGCCTGACCGCGATGGAGATGGCGGTGGCCGATTTTGGTGGCAGCGTCAATGGTGCCCCAATCGTGATTTCCAGTGCGGATGACCGTAACAGCGCCGACGTAGGTGCCAATACTGTGCGCGGCTGGATCGATCAGGATAACGTCGATATGGTGGGCGGCCTGGTCGCCTCCTCGGTCTCGATTGCGGTCACCAAAGTGCTGGAAGAGAACAATGGTCTGGGGATCGTTTCCGGCTCTGCGGCATCAAGCATTACCAACGAACACTGCACCCCAAACCATATTCACTGGGTGTACGACACTTATCCACTCGCTAACGGTACCGCCAAAGCGGTCGTTGAGCAGGGCGGCGACAGCTGGTTTATGCTGACCGCCGACTACGCCTTCGGCCATGCGCTTGAAGCCGACGTAACCAAAGTGGTGGAAGAGAGTGGCGGTGAAATCGTAGGCGGCGTACGCCACCCGTTCCCCACGAATGACTTCTCCTCTTACATTCTTCAGGCTCAGGGCTCCGGCGCCAAGATCATTGGTCTGGCCAACGCCGGTGCGGACACCGTCAACGCGATCACCACAGCCAGCCAGTTTGGTTTGACTCAATCCGGTCAGCAACTGGCAGGTTTGTTGATCTTCCTGAATGATGTTCACGCACTGGGCCTGGATGCCACTCAGAACCTGCTACTCACTACCGGCTGGTACTGGGACATGGATGAGCAGTCCCGTGAATGGGCGCAGCGTTACTTCGATGAAGTCGGCCGCATGCCCACCATGGTCCAAGCCGGTATCTACTCCAGCACCATGCACTACCTGAAAGCCGTGGAAGCCGCTGGCACTGATGATCCTGAAACCATCCGCGCTAAAATGGCGGAAGAGCCCATTAACGATTTCTTTGCCCGCAATGGCCGCATTCGTGAAGATGGCCGCATGGTGCATGACATGTACCTTGCCCAGGTGAAAACGCCAGAAGAATCCACCGGTGAGTGGGATCTTTACGAAATCCTCAGCACCATTCCCGCCGAAGAAGCCTACCGCCCGCTGTCTGAAAGCCAGTGCAAGCTGGTGCAGAACTGA
- a CDS encoding branched-chain amino acid ABC transporter permease, whose translation MAESQSIAAPSAVLERQKRAKFRRNMFYLALIVVGLVAPFLAYPVFLMKVLCFALFACAFNLLLGYAGLLSFGHAAFLATGGYVTGYLLASYPGLTPELGIIAGTVLATLLGVVFGVLSIRRQGIYFAMVTLAIAQLVYFMFVQAPFTGGEDGLHGVPRGELFGFISLSSNLAMYYFVFAIFIFGFALIQRTVHSPFGQVLKAIRENEPRAVSLGYNTDAYKLVAFVISAGLAGLAGSTKTVVFQLASLTDAHWHMSGEVILMTLLGGVGTLLGPLMGAGIVVSLQHILAQSPLGNWVSVILGIIFVICVLSFRSGIIGELDKMYRKNFK comes from the coding sequence ATGGCAGAATCTCAATCAATAGCGGCCCCGTCTGCAGTGCTGGAACGCCAGAAGCGGGCCAAGTTTCGCCGCAATATGTTCTATCTGGCGCTAATCGTAGTGGGGCTGGTGGCGCCATTTTTGGCCTACCCCGTGTTCTTGATGAAAGTGCTCTGTTTTGCACTGTTCGCCTGCGCCTTTAACCTGCTGCTTGGTTATGCTGGGCTGTTGTCCTTCGGCCATGCGGCTTTCCTGGCTACCGGTGGCTACGTAACGGGTTACCTGTTGGCGAGCTACCCAGGGTTAACGCCTGAATTGGGCATTATCGCTGGTACAGTGCTGGCAACGCTGCTGGGGGTGGTGTTTGGAGTGCTCTCCATTCGTCGACAGGGTATCTATTTTGCCATGGTGACGTTGGCGATCGCCCAACTGGTCTACTTCATGTTTGTGCAGGCGCCGTTTACCGGCGGTGAGGATGGCTTGCACGGCGTTCCCCGCGGCGAACTGTTTGGGTTTATCAGCCTGAGCAGCAATCTAGCAATGTACTACTTCGTATTCGCAATCTTTATCTTTGGCTTCGCGCTTATTCAGCGCACGGTGCACTCGCCGTTTGGCCAAGTGCTGAAAGCGATTCGTGAAAACGAGCCTCGCGCGGTATCGCTGGGCTACAACACCGATGCCTACAAACTGGTGGCGTTCGTTATCTCTGCCGGTTTAGCAGGGCTGGCCGGTTCAACCAAAACCGTGGTCTTCCAGTTGGCTTCGCTGACCGATGCGCACTGGCACATGTCCGGTGAAGTGATTCTAATGACGCTGCTGGGCGGTGTAGGCACCTTGCTTGGTCCCTTGATGGGCGCGGGAATTGTGGTCAGTCTTCAGCATATTTTAGCGCAGTCGCCGCTGGGCAACTGGGTGAGCGTGATTTTGGGCATAATCTTTGTGATCTGTGTTCTCAGCTTCCGCAGCGGGATCATTGGTGAACTGGACAAGATGTACCGCAAAAACTTTAAGTAA
- a CDS encoding branched-chain amino acid ABC transporter permease, translated as MTMIFGVPLAVFMGQLTLGLVNGAFYALLSLGLAVIFGLLKIVNFAHGAQYMLGAFAALLGFRYLGINYWLALLLVPLVVGAFGVLLERFLLRRIAHIDHLYGLLLTFGLALIFEGTLVNFFGVSGARYATPEILQGGLNLGFMFLPTYRAWVLVAALAMCLFTWFMIERTRLGAYLRAGTENSQLMQAFGVNVPLLITLTYGFGVGLAAFAGVLAAPLYPVSPTMGSSLLIVVFAVVVIGGMGSILGAIITGLAMGIIEGLTKVYYPEASNTVIFLVMILVLMLRPVGLFGKEA; from the coding sequence ATGACGATGATATTCGGCGTGCCATTGGCCGTCTTCATGGGGCAGCTCACGCTGGGCCTTGTGAATGGGGCCTTTTACGCACTGCTTAGCCTGGGCCTGGCGGTCATCTTCGGCCTGTTGAAGATCGTCAACTTCGCCCACGGGGCACAATATATGCTGGGGGCTTTCGCCGCGCTGTTGGGCTTTCGTTATCTAGGCATTAATTACTGGCTGGCGCTACTGTTGGTGCCTTTAGTCGTCGGCGCCTTTGGTGTGCTGCTAGAGCGCTTTTTACTCCGCAGAATTGCCCATATAGACCACCTCTATGGGCTACTGCTGACGTTTGGGTTAGCGCTGATTTTTGAAGGCACGCTGGTCAACTTCTTCGGCGTTTCCGGCGCGCGCTACGCAACGCCTGAGATTTTGCAGGGTGGTTTGAATCTCGGTTTTATGTTCCTTCCCACCTATCGTGCCTGGGTGCTGGTCGCTGCGCTGGCAATGTGTCTGTTTACCTGGTTTATGATCGAGCGTACGCGGTTAGGGGCTTACCTGCGTGCGGGTACTGAAAACTCGCAATTGATGCAGGCCTTTGGCGTCAATGTTCCGCTGCTGATCACCCTTACTTACGGGTTTGGGGTGGGCTTGGCCGCATTCGCTGGGGTTTTGGCTGCACCGCTCTATCCGGTATCACCTACCATGGGCTCCAGCCTCCTCATCGTCGTGTTCGCGGTGGTGGTAATCGGCGGCATGGGCTCGATTTTAGGCGCCATTATTACCGGTCTCGCCATGGGCATCATCGAAGGCCTGACCAAGGTGTACTACCCGGAGGCCTCCAATACGGTGATCTTCCTCGTCATGATCCTCGTGCTCATGTTGCGCCCCGTTGGGCTGTTCGGTAAGGAGGCATAG
- a CDS encoding isovaleryl-CoA dehydrogenase — MFSHYSELNFGLDDELNMLREQVNAFAASEIAPRAAEIDRNNEFPNDLWKKFGDMGLLGITVSEEDGGSGMGYLAHCIAMEEISRASASVALSYGAHSNLCVNQIKINASPEQKAKYLPKLISGDHVGALAMSEPGAGSDVVSMQLRAKQNGDHYILNGNKMWITNGPDADVLVVYAKTDPEAGSKGITAFIIEKGMPGFSTAQKLDKLGMRGSNTCELVFQDCAVPAENILGGEGKGVRVLMSGLDYERTVLAAGPIGIMQAAMDVVMPYIHERKQFNQSIGEFQLVQGKVADMYTTLNACRAYLYAVAGACDRGQTSRKDAAGVILYCAEKATQVALDSIQLLGGNGYINEYPTGRLLRDAKLYEIGAGTSEIRRMLIGRELFTESK; from the coding sequence ATGTTTTCACACTATTCAGAACTTAATTTTGGCCTCGATGACGAGCTGAACATGCTGCGTGAGCAGGTCAACGCCTTTGCGGCCAGCGAGATTGCTCCCCGCGCTGCCGAAATCGACCGCAATAACGAGTTCCCTAATGATCTGTGGAAGAAGTTTGGTGATATGGGTCTGCTCGGCATCACCGTCTCTGAAGAGGATGGCGGTAGCGGTATGGGCTATCTCGCCCACTGTATCGCCATGGAAGAGATCTCACGGGCCAGCGCATCGGTAGCGCTCTCTTACGGCGCCCACTCCAACCTGTGCGTTAACCAGATCAAGATCAACGCCTCCCCCGAACAGAAAGCCAAGTATCTCCCCAAGCTGATCAGCGGCGATCACGTGGGCGCTTTGGCCATGTCGGAACCCGGCGCAGGCTCTGATGTGGTCTCGATGCAACTGCGTGCCAAGCAGAATGGCGATCACTACATCCTTAACGGCAACAAAATGTGGATTACCAACGGTCCGGATGCCGATGTATTGGTGGTATACGCCAAAACCGACCCTGAAGCGGGTTCCAAAGGCATTACCGCCTTTATTATCGAAAAAGGTATGCCCGGTTTCTCTACCGCCCAGAAGCTCGACAAGCTGGGCATGCGCGGTTCCAACACCTGTGAACTGGTCTTCCAGGACTGCGCCGTTCCCGCTGAAAACATTCTAGGCGGGGAAGGCAAAGGCGTGCGCGTACTCATGAGTGGTTTGGATTACGAGCGCACCGTATTGGCCGCAGGCCCGATTGGCATTATGCAGGCCGCCATGGATGTGGTGATGCCCTATATCCACGAGCGCAAGCAGTTCAATCAGTCGATTGGTGAGTTCCAATTGGTTCAAGGCAAAGTGGCGGATATGTACACCACCCTGAACGCCTGCCGGGCCTATCTATATGCCGTAGCGGGTGCCTGTGATCGTGGCCAAACTTCACGTAAAGACGCCGCTGGGGTGATCCTCTACTGTGCCGAAAAGGCCACTCAGGTAGCGCTGGACTCCATTCAGCTACTCGGCGGCAACGGCTATATCAACGAGTACCCCACCGGGCGCCTGCTGCGCGACGCCAAACTGTATGAAATTGGCGCGGGCACCAGCGAGATTCGGCGGATGCTGATTGGTCGCGAACTCTTCACCGAAAGTAAGTAA
- a CDS encoding MerR family DNA-binding transcriptional regulator — MSKTYSISELANEFDLTTRSIRFYEDQELLHPSRRGQTRVYSSKDRVRLKLTIRGKRLGFSLAEIRELFELWDETRSGSKKQLHLMLSKIGERRAALDQQMKDITMVQLELESAEIRCRQALEELLEKEPQEKQNEEERTGTSDKASAPSSATMH, encoded by the coding sequence ATGAGCAAAACTTACTCAATCAGTGAACTAGCCAACGAGTTTGATTTAACCACCCGTAGCATTCGCTTCTATGAAGATCAGGAGTTGCTCCACCCTTCTCGGCGTGGGCAAACCAGGGTTTATAGCAGCAAAGACCGTGTGCGGCTGAAACTTACCATTCGCGGCAAGCGGCTGGGATTTTCATTGGCAGAGATTCGTGAACTGTTCGAGCTTTGGGACGAAACCCGCAGCGGCAGCAAAAAACAGCTGCATCTAATGCTTAGCAAGATAGGCGAACGCCGTGCGGCGCTAGACCAACAAATGAAAGACATCACCATGGTGCAGCTAGAGCTTGAAAGTGCTGAGATTCGCTGCCGCCAGGCACTCGAAGAACTACTAGAAAAAGAGCCCCAGGAAAAACAGAACGAAGAGGAGCGCACGGGTACGTCCGACAAAGCGTCTGCTCCCTCTTCCGCCACTATGCATTGA
- a CDS encoding carboxyl transferase domain-containing protein, which produces MSSISTQINPRSDVFQTNEASMLGEVHKLRELTAAVAQGGGAKARERHESRGKLFVRDRIDHLIDEGSPFLEFSALAAHNIYDSEIPAAGVVTGIGRVSGVECVIVANDATVKGGTYFPLTVKKHIRAQEIARKHRLPCIYLVDSGGAFLPRQDEVFPDRDHFGRIFYNQATMSAEGIPQIAVVMGSCTAGGAYVPAMADESIIVKEQGTIFLGGPPLVKAATGESISAEDLGGADVHAKVSGVADHYAENDAHALQLARACVSRLNWQKRGKLAMQAPNPPKLDPSELYGIVGTDLKKPYDVREVIGRIVDDSDFDEFKRYYGETLVTGFAHIHGYPVGIVANNGVLFSESAVKGAHFIELCAQRKIPLIFLQNITGFMVGSKYEHEGIAKHGAKLVTAVACAKVPKYTVLIGGSFGAGNYGMCGRAYDPNLLFMWPNARISVMGGEQAAGVLAQVKREQHEREGREWSKEEEENFKQPTREQYEHQGHPYYASARLWDDGVIDPLQTRDVLGLSLAAAMNAEIEETRFGVFRM; this is translated from the coding sequence ATGAGCTCCATCTCCACTCAGATCAACCCGCGCAGCGATGTGTTTCAAACCAACGAAGCCTCAATGCTCGGTGAAGTACATAAACTGCGTGAGCTGACCGCCGCCGTCGCCCAGGGTGGCGGTGCCAAAGCCCGCGAGCGCCACGAAAGCCGGGGCAAGCTGTTTGTCCGCGACCGCATCGATCACTTGATCGATGAAGGCTCACCGTTTTTAGAGTTTTCCGCCCTGGCGGCTCACAACATATACGATAGCGAGATTCCCGCCGCTGGCGTCGTCACCGGTATTGGTCGTGTTTCCGGCGTCGAGTGCGTGATTGTCGCCAACGACGCCACGGTGAAAGGTGGCACTTACTTCCCGCTCACGGTGAAAAAACATATTCGCGCTCAGGAGATTGCCCGCAAGCATCGCCTGCCGTGCATCTATCTGGTCGATTCAGGCGGCGCCTTCCTGCCCCGCCAGGACGAAGTATTCCCTGATCGCGACCACTTCGGGCGTATCTTTTATAACCAGGCGACCATGTCGGCGGAAGGCATCCCGCAAATCGCCGTGGTGATGGGTTCCTGCACCGCGGGCGGCGCCTACGTGCCTGCCATGGCAGACGAATCCATCATCGTTAAAGAGCAGGGCACGATTTTCCTTGGCGGCCCACCACTAGTAAAAGCCGCCACTGGTGAAAGCATCAGCGCCGAAGACCTGGGCGGCGCGGATGTTCACGCCAAGGTCAGCGGCGTCGCTGATCACTACGCGGAAAACGATGCCCATGCGCTGCAGCTTGCTCGCGCCTGCGTATCGCGGCTGAACTGGCAAAAGCGTGGCAAGCTCGCCATGCAGGCACCTAACCCCCCCAAACTCGATCCTTCCGAGCTGTATGGCATTGTCGGCACCGATCTTAAAAAGCCCTACGATGTGCGCGAAGTGATTGGGCGTATCGTCGACGACTCCGACTTTGACGAATTTAAGCGCTACTACGGCGAAACCTTGGTCACTGGCTTTGCGCATATTCACGGCTACCCGGTAGGCATCGTGGCCAATAACGGCGTGCTGTTTTCAGAAAGTGCGGTGAAAGGCGCGCACTTTATCGAGTTATGCGCCCAGCGCAAGATCCCGCTGATCTTCCTCCAGAACATTACCGGCTTTATGGTCGGCTCCAAGTACGAACACGAAGGTATTGCCAAGCACGGTGCCAAGCTGGTGACAGCAGTGGCCTGCGCCAAGGTGCCTAAGTACACCGTACTGATTGGCGGCAGCTTCGGCGCCGGTAACTACGGTATGTGTGGCCGTGCTTATGATCCTAACCTGCTGTTTATGTGGCCCAACGCACGCATATCCGTCATGGGTGGCGAACAGGCAGCGGGCGTACTGGCCCAGGTTAAGCGCGAGCAGCATGAGCGCGAAGGCCGCGAATGGAGCAAAGAGGAAGAAGAAAACTTCAAGCAGCCCACCCGCGAGCAGTACGAGCATCAAGGCCATCCCTATTACGCCAGCGCCCGCTTGTGGGACGACGGCGTGATCGATCCGCTGCAAACCCGCGATGTGCTGGGGCTCTCTTTAGCGGCTGCGATGAATGCCGAAATCGAAGAGACACGCTTCGGCGTGTTCCGGATGTAA